One Lepisosteus oculatus isolate fLepOcu1 chromosome 12, fLepOcu1.hap2, whole genome shotgun sequence genomic window, CTCATATGTTGGCCAAGCGTCAGTACCTCAGAGACAAGTAGCAAAAAGCAAAAACGTGACATTTAACAACATCCGGACTCGCCCCTTGAATCCACATTCATTTGATTTCCTTATCAACGAGCCTAAAAAATGTGAAACCAATGTCCCTTTCCTGGTCATCCTCATCAGCACAACGCACAAGGAGTTTGACGCGAGGCAGGCCATTCGGGAAACATGGGGAGACGAAAACAACTTCAACGGTATCAGGATTGTCACTCTATTTCTCCTGGGCAAAAACACGGACTCTGTTTTAAATCAGATGGTGGAGCAGGAAAGCCAGATTTTCCATGACATTGTGGTTGAAGACTTCATTGACTCCTACCATAATCTCACCCTCAAAACCTTGATGGGCATGAGATGGGTGGCCACCTTTTGCTCAAAGGCAAAATATGTAATGAAGACAGACAGtgacatttttgtaaatatgGATAATCTGGTCTACAAGCTTTTAAAGCCGACAACAAAGCCAAGGAGGAGGTACTTCACAGGCTATGTCATCAATGGAGGGCCTATAAGAGATGTACGCAGTAAGTGGTACATGCCCAGAGATTTATACCCTGACAGCAAGTACCCGCCATTCTGCTCAGGGACAGGCTATGTGTTTTCTGCAGATGTAGCAGAACTTATTTACAAGACATCTCTCCACACTAGGCTGCTGCACTTGGAGGATGTGTATGTTGGCTTGTGTTTAAGGAAACTTGGTATCCACCCTTTTCAGAACAGTGGCTTCAATCACTGGAAAATGGCTTATAGCCTCTGCCGATACCGGAGAGTTATCACAGTGCATCAGATATCTCCAGAAGAAATGCACAGGATCTGGAATGATATGTCAAGTAAGAAGCACCTGAGATGTTAGTTCCTCGGGTCTGGGAAGAGCAAAACTTTGAATTATTGAGAAAGCACCAGGATCACATGATCAGATCCATTTAATTTTCAAGTATGATGACCACTGTtgtaaaagtctttaaaaaaagttattgatGTTCACTTCTTCTGCGACTTGCTggatttaactttttttgtgtgtttattatGAGCCTACAAGGTTCGAAAGGTGCATGGTTTTGCTAAAACAAACATGACACCGATATATGAGTCGTGTTTGACAGTTTATTTTGTGTTCAGAAATAATGGAAAATTCAAGAACAATCGATATTAATAATGTACAGAGCCAtgccatattaaaatgagccgccttcaaaaggaaaataatataaCTGATGCAAAATCAGCAGTGGTTTGGAGGTATCTTcattgcttcatttaaaaatgtgttcagtATTTGAGAGAACCTGTCGTAAAGACTGAAATTAAGAGCAACTAACAATATGAAGTAAGAGTGGGACAATAATGCTCTGTTAATTTTAAAGTTAAGGTTTGTATTAAACAACTTCCTCATAGTGTACCATATGAAAATTGCTTGAATTGGCAATAGggcaaaaagtatttttaggatattttttgtttcttttttaatttacatatgTGACTCTGTAAATTTGAAAGGTTTCAGATAAGTCTAACCGTTGGTATTTTTGGCACTGTTCTCACTAGAGAATACAACTTTTGCTGCTAAAATATCTTTGAAATTCTTGTCCCTCAGCCTTGCCAATGTCCTCTCAGATTCTTGTGCTCTtaaaatgtctttggaaaatGTGCAATACATTTCAGGGTTGCTTAATTATTAATTGCCAGTTTTATGAGTATTAATATCAAGCACAAAATGTGACGTGAACACAATATGGTATTAAGTAGCTTGTCTATTATATGAGACTGATGGAGAAGGCTGTTAATTCTGCCAACAACTTAAAGGTTCTATGGGAAAACAGATGATTCCACTATGTGTAAAGGATACccatttcaattttaaagcaGGCATTTCTAAGTTTGTTTCAATGTGTACATGCACACCATTTTTTGTAAGATGCTAGTGAATTTTAAATCTATAGTAAAAAATAAGCAGGACTCAAAGAACTGAACTGAGGGTCTAAAAGATTTCTTTATGTTGACGTAAAACACACTTAGGTCTAAAATCTAGTGTGGCGTAATACAGCGTAGGATGATGTATAAATGAAGAGGACTTCATTAAATATTAGTGacacagtggggaaaaaagtatCTATATATAATGCCAGCATTTGATCAGAAAGGCAGCAATATGACCCATGTATAAAATCATGCATACTGAAGCCAATCATGAATgtcattaaattaatattttttgttaaatcaagaaataagaaaaaacattgTTGGATGTATTGTACAATAGAACAGCTATTAATGATAGCTATCATTGCTGCTCAGTGTTAAGAATCAACTGTGTATAAATAATTTGATGCTTAAAAGGTGCCAGGCTCAATTttgaaatgtcagcaaaaaaggAACCCTTttttctgaatgaaaaaaatgatgacCTCTGTCATTTGACACTAACAAGATGCAACTGTagctctttttaaatgtttaaatatcaaaattgtttcctttctttcagaaaatgatGGTGATACACTGTGCTCTCAATTCAAAATTGGGCTCTGTTTATATTCTAATGTATGTACAGAGcttattaatttcttcagcACCAGTATGTATCAATGGGTATATGTATTATGTTGTATAAGTGACATATTGTAACTATGTACATTCCTATGTGAATGTATTATCATGTGTATGTGAAGtatcaaattttaatttaagcaCTGCTATTGAAATTActgcaaataaatatattttgtataacTTGAGTCTGATAAAGACAGCTTAAAATGGCTTCTGTCAGAGCCAGTATAATTGTAAGCATAcacagaacattttttattctgtagAATTTGAGCTGTTGTGATATTTTACTGTCAAAGCATACAAAACTTTCCTAACTGATtattgttatgtacagtatgccattTTTTACATTGAAATAAACATTCTTGAGCATTATTAAGACAAGTTTTTTTATGGCACTACACATTACCTGTTAATAGTGCAAAACCGTAGCAGTAACTAATGTTTCTTTGTAAATTagtgaagaaaataataaaaaaggaagCCCTTTTGCAAGGATACTGATCCAAAAACTACATAAGAAACCTGACTGATAGAAAATACAAGGAAAACCCATGTAAAAAATCTTAAAAGGgcatatttaaaactgtatgtaTGCTTCTGATATGCAGTTACATATTGTCGTCCTTACATTAAATAtagagtactgtacagtatatctccctATGAAAATGTGTGATAAAGcaagttaatttttaattaaagtgctAAAATGCAAGAATTAACACATACATCTTGCTAGTTTCATACATTTAAGAAGGAAAACTTTggacagttatttttattttttcccctagATTTGTTTATTGGTATGTGTGTACTTCTCTAACAGTACCTCCCAGCAAAACTTTGTTTCCTTCCAGATGCATTCTGTCCTAAAGCAGAAGAATTTTCTGGATCACTCTTTCCAGATTTTTGCAGCAACAGTGACTTTCTGCCATTAGAATTACAGAGATTTGCTGTGCTGCAGCTAATTTAGATGCTGTGAATAGCTGTTCTCATAAACATGTAAATTTGCCCTTTTCCGAGACAGGCACTGCTTGTATTGCCAGTTCATCAAGAATTCctggtcagaaaaaaatacaaattaaactaATGGATCAACCATGCTCAAAGATACCATTTCTCCCTTAAAGCAATTATCATACTATTCCATCGTATTTCCTTTATTCCAAGTCCTGTGATACACCACCTGATAACAATTTGTGTGTTATTATTCTGCCAGAAAGATAATAACGATGACATGTCCAAGCAAACTATTACAAGcaatgtgatttaatttagttgCTGTGGATATGGTCTTAATTCCATgagtgttatttttgctttaaattacCTAAAAAATAAAGCCTTTTCCATAGCTCCTCTGACAGTATGCCATGGTAAAAGAAAAAGTGGGTTTTACACACCCTCAGTGACCACGTTTATTTACAACCAGCACACACGGAGAAATGGAGTGTCAGAGAGGCAAAACAGAGAccgaattgtttttttataagagAAATTGGGTGAATTAGAAAAATGTGTGTCTGTCTTCCTGGCAAACATTCTAGATTTCCACAACAGGTACAGCACAGCTTTTGAAGGAAAAGTTACATTTTTAGCTGAgggtatttattttgttgctattttatttcaattttgttCCTTCAGTTTTACACGTGTGTGGCTAAACCTCAGGCCTTGGATACCTAGTGCCTCAGGGACTAACAACTCCAAGCAAACATGAActgttgtttactgtatataacctgCAGTGTCAGGGACCCTAATTAAAACTCTCCCTTAAGAGAATTACAATATCTTCAATGTTTTCCTTGCTCTGAGTTAGAACAGGTATTACGTTTTTGGATACATTTAGTAGATGTtgtggtacagtataatacatacAAGTCTCCATAGGTCAGGGTGACTACTTAGAGTGACTGAGCTCTAGAATCCCCCCTCCTGGGTTTAAGGCAGCACCATCAGGTATGAAAGCTGTGATACAGAGGAAATTTGCTGTCCAGAAGAATGGAATTAATTACTATTCCTACACAAGATTTTGACTACTATTTGGGGCATTAAGTAACCATTTTGGGCAGTCTCCGCTGTGTCCAGCCCTGTTTCCAGGAATGGGAGACCTGTCATGCTGTTCACTCAGCTATGCTGCACAGGCAGAGCTTAGCCACAGCTGGGCTCACTGGAGCCCCCACATGTGCAGAGCTGGAGCTGCTCCTCCCATTTCCAAAATCACTTCCAGTAAATACTGCCCTGTCACTCAATCCAAATCAACGACGGTAAAGAGGAAAGTATTCAACTAGCCCTGCATTTCAGGCTGCTTTTTTGCAATGTCGTTAAGCATGTGCAAAGACGGCTGATTGAAACCACTCAAGTAAAGCTAGTGGGCAATTATTACATATTAAGTATGAAATGTTTCATAAATTAACAATAATCCAGTAACAGCATCTGTCATGAAGGGccatttggaaagaaaaaaagaatacaaaggAAAATCCACAGAAATGTGCTAAATTAATGCACATTTCCATCCCTttgttttctaacagctttatccaatacagggtcaagGAGGAACAGCAGCCAGTCCCAGCAAGAGACATTCACagggcagaatacaccctggacaggagaccagcccattgcagggcacgCAAAGATAAAAACACCGACACATCCACACCAGAATCAATCAGCTTCCCAGAtgtcagttaacctaccagtaagtttttggactgcgggaggaaagccaagcacctgaaggaaacccttGATTCAATTACAGTATAAACCTGGGGTActaactgtgtggagtttgtatgttcattaAAATTACGAAGCTATAGCTTTCATATGTAATTGAGAGAATAATTggataaaaaaattgaaaccaTACTGAGCATTACCGTATATACAGATTGTATAAGAGCTTTACCTCCATTAgctagaaaatgtgtatgtaaAACACTGGAATATTCTGTTGCTGAAAGTcacataaaaaacacataaaaataaaattctgagGTTGACAAAACATAAACACAAGCACACAtcttttccccaaaccaaaaccTATTCTTAACCCACCTGTAGCTATACAAACAAATTCAGAAGTAACCCTAACTGGAGCCTAAAGTACAATGCACTAAACTTAGTCTTAAGATTTAATTCTAAACCAACCTTGTCCCTGAACCCTAGTACTAACTTTGGCCCTTAACCTCATAGGAACACTAACCAAGGAGTCTGGATCCCTGGTCTTGTGGGGAGTCCTACATCTGCAAACCATGTTAATTCTCCCTTATTAACCAGTGGATTTAGCCaattaaaacattccaaacacagCTGGAATGGAACCCCTGGCCTAACACCAACTCACAAACACAAACTCTATCCTTATTGGGTGACTGCCACTtaaccataaaaaaacattgcaaatggATATGCAGAAAGGGCAGTTGTACAGTTAGGCAAAAAAAATACCCAATTACAGTACTTTGAAAAAGAGGCAAGTCTATGTAAGTATTCCCAATGTTCTGAAAGTCATTAGTACCATATATTATTCCTGGCTTCAAAACTTCTGTATACATCAAGGAGTTCCTCTGAGCAGCAGGTAcggatattttttgtttctttttaccaTGTTTGCCTGACTGTGCCTTCGCTTACATGTGCCATCTGTTTGAAACTGTCAGCTATTAACTGCAATTCCCTTCATTATTGGAGGAGAAAAAAACCCTTTCTGACGAATATCTGAAGCGTGATACGTGTTGAAAATATATCTCATTTTGGATGGCAGTATACGTCTGGGGGATTCATTTGAGGCCTGAATAACTTGTACTGACAAAATTGAAGATCAGCACAACCCTGATGAAACTACAGCCACAAAACACAGCTGTtgccttatacagtatacaatatgttTTATGAAATCCTTGCTCTGAACACAAAGTTCTAAGCTGTTCATTCATATCATTACAAAACAGTGGTGGGGTTAAAATTACAGAGTAAATACAAAATGACTTGGCATCAGATTCTGGCACATAGTTCCACGACATTCATGGGAACAAAACACTAAAGACTGGGCATAATCCTCCAATATCAACACAGCAGCAATTTGTTATCCATCTGCTTATTGCAGGTTGAACACAATATCAAGCAAACCTTGATATTTACAGAAAAATGCCACAGAGAAACAGAGTGAAAAGAACTTCAATCTGACTCAATGATTTCCTGACAAAGAAGGATAGCAGACACTAGTTTTATCATGATTGATAAACACCCCCTCCCAAAGGAAAGGAACTGGTTTAATGGTCATTCCTAGTGCCTCCAGCTGTGaatattttataattgctttgcaGTTCCACAGAAACAGTTTCAAGTATTCATACCCcgctgttttattttgtgtaccagttggcttttatactgtagctgtgtgcattttttttccttcccgtTTTTCAGCCGAGCTGCCACGTTATGTTATGGAAACAGTAAAACG contains:
- the b3galt1b gene encoding beta-1,3-galactosyltransferase 1; protein product: MPSKVSCLYVLTVVCWASALWYLSVSRPSSSYVGQASVPQRQVAKSKNVTFNNIRTRPLNPHSFDFLINEPKKCETNVPFLVILISTTHKEFDARQAIRETWGDENNFNGIRIVTLFLLGKNTDSVLNQMVEQESQIFHDIVVEDFIDSYHNLTLKTLMGMRWVATFCSKAKYVMKTDSDIFVNMDNLVYKLLKPTTKPRRRYFTGYVINGGPIRDVRSKWYMPRDLYPDSKYPPFCSGTGYVFSADVAELIYKTSLHTRLLHLEDVYVGLCLRKLGIHPFQNSGFNHWKMAYSLCRYRRVITVHQISPEEMHRIWNDMSSKKHLRC